CACAAGGACAAGGGGCTGGGCATTATTGCCTTGCATGAAAACGTGCAGCAGAGAGACCAGTGAAAACGTGCTAGAACACGCGCAAGTGTGCGAGGGACCTTGCAATCTCTGACTGTGAAAGCAGTCACTCTACTGTGATTCAAGGAGTGAAGAATGTAGCTACTGGTCACATCTGATGCTTGGGATGTGATCGGTATACAAAGGTGAAACAACCCTTTTCATAATTCACCAAACTTTTCATCATTCTTACTGTTAGACTGAATTTTCAGTATTAAAATCAAAcccaaaaagttaataaaaatattaaaatcaaaattaataattaatatattataaactataaataaaaaaattatttaaaggcaACACAAACATATCTCATATATAGACTTTTAAAAGTTGCTTTGCGTTTTCACTCAGAAGTCTTCTTTATAAGCATACTGTCACAATATATCACAAGAAActatttcttatttctttattttaattctgaAGGCCTTTCATGTTCTTTCAAGTGTTGAGAATTTCACCCCAAAACACTTTTAATTGTAACTTTGCTGTAATATCTTAAATATGTAACTTCTTAAGTTGACTGTAGATCATCACTGTCTGTCATTAAATACCTTAAAGCAGTAATTATCTCGCACTTACGCTGTAATCTCATATGCACCACAAGTTTGTTTTCCACAGATTTTCTTGCTCTGCATATGTATTTTAATCAGATCATTTAGAAACTAGAACATGTCTTCGATAAATACTTCAGAGAAACATATATCATCGCTGATTACCTAACCGTGGAAGAGAAATAACTGAGAGAATGAATCAGCACTGAAGATTccaggttttctttttttagacttGTATTCCCACTAGTTGCAAGCTGAACTGCTGTGTCATTTGTTTAGCCTGCGATGATGGTTCAGCATAGGACTAAATGTTCTCATCATCTTGCACATTGTAAAGCAGCCAAGCGGAGCAGTCTGAGAAATCCCCTCTGTAAACAGCATCCAGTTGTTTGCTTGTCATTCTTTCATGTGAAGTTTTGCAAAGTGGTTTGGACACGTAAATGGGTAAAGAATGTGCAGATTTATCTGTGTTTAACTTCTGTACACAGATGTTAAAGTAACGTGCAACTACAACTGTTCCAATAACAGAAGACTTTATTGGCCAATAGGTACTGTGTGCAGGTTATCAGTTTTGTTGTATCCCGCCCACACGAGAGGGTCACAGCTGCTGTTTTTAGCAGCCTGTGTTTGAGGCACACCTTCTTTGCAAGCGAAAGAGATGATGGTGAGAAATAGTTATTATTCCCTCCACCCCAAACAGAAGCAACACAGCTGAGCCACACCCATGGCCTCACTTGCACCTCCCCCTCGCGATGACAGTAAGACATAAAACAAAAGTCATTGTCAGTGACATGTGTATAATAAACCCTATGAATGGCTATGAAGTCACACCAagagcaataataataaagatactGATACCAAAGGACCATAATATTCTGTTTATTGTAACTGTGCACAGCAGTTTTGTCATCTGgcactttttaacatttataagttggaaaaaaataaaattcggAAACTGACTTCACGTTAGGGTTCCTATCTGTCCTTATCGTTAGTTGTGGTGTGAACATAACTATTCTTATTAGAAAGATTATGTAAACTTTATAGCTGTTGTTATCAAATGGCCTGTGAATAATTTAAAGAACTATAACAATAATGACATTAGCGTCCACAACAATGGTTGGTAACTTTATAATAGCATGCACTGCAATAATGTCGTCTGTCACTTTGAATGGTCAAGCTCTTTAAAGTAGattggattctgattggctgtcagtgtttttaaTCGCTCATCAGCTGGGAAAAAGTAGTTTCAAAAGTGATtttgttatagttgtggtgtgatTGATGTTCCTATTATCATAGAATTAGAACGAGTGCTAAAACTGTATAGCTATTGCTATAGTTATCGCCCTTGGTGTGAATGGACCGATAATTATAACAAATAACTGGCACTTTGAATGTGCAAACTctttaaaaaattaagataatttctgattggctgccaatgttttattgttcatcaACTGGGacaaaaagtttttaaagtacatttacattAGCATCATTTTAACTACATTACGTTAAGCGCCATTGTCTAGGAGTCAGCAGTTTAGCAACCTATGAAGCGCTAAACAAAGAATTCACTTTCAAACTAAGCAGGTTTCTGTCGGTCAGCAACACAAATTTGAGTAAGCCACTTGAACATGAGTGAAATGTTCTCCAGATCTCAGAAAATCCTGTTAAATAACTGAGTTTCATCTGCAAAACTTCACAGTGGTAAGTGTGACCAAACCTTAAGTTATCAGAATGATAACGTTCCTCTATGTTGTTATCATTGTGGACTGTTTTCATAGTATTAGAATGATTAATAAATCTTTATAGTTATAGCGGTCATTATCGTCCTTGATGTGAACAGACACAGCAAGACTTTACAAATTGGCCCAACATGCCATTACTGGCCACAAAAAGGTCAGTTTCAAGAGGATGGTCTGAATTTAAAACCAGACCGCTTTGTACCCAGTCGCTAATCTATTTGGGTGGCGTCTTTGGCTCAGTTCAAAACCCacaatgttttgttaatgttCTCCTGGTTGTAAAATACCGGCAGGAACAGAGAAGGGAGAGAGATGGAAGAAACATTCTCTTTCGTCAGCTATGATTTTCAATTGTTCAAAGCTGAAAGGAGAGACAGAAGATGGGTGGGTTTTTTTCTCACATGTGCTCACGTTTTCCGGGGAGGAGGACTATGACTCATTGGCTCCAGGCGTTGAATCTGTGTCTGGACTTCAACCAGAGTTCCCACCCCCCAGAGAGATGCAGCGATTGTGAGTCCTTATTTGCTCTTCACCTTCACAGCCACCAACTTGCTCACAACACCGAGGCATGAGCGTGAAAATACCAGTGGACGTAGACCACCTGGCATGTCATTCATGCTGTTTGAAAGAACCAAAGTGCGCTGGATAATGCGTGACGGAATATAGCCACTCAAGCTCACCTGCTGAGGGGCTTTTAGAGAAGGTGCAACATTCTAAACACAGCAAGTGAACTACTTTGGAATGTTTTTCTGTCCTGCCCCCCTCACCATGGAAACTCCACTGGctgtgcaaaaacagtgtgaGCGTAAAGGCATCACGTGTGCAACCCAACACGAAACAGAACACGGTGGCCTATCACGTTCAgtctaattcattcattcaactttGCTCACATACGACCAGCTGTGCACATTGCAATCTGTCAGGGGCAGGTAAGGATAAGCCCCACAACGGGACTCTGGGTAATACGGAAAGAGACAGTAGCAATGTGCACACTGAATTGCTCCTTAGACACATGTGTTGTTGGCTCGTGGTACATGCATAAGTTTCCACACTGGTCTGTTTACAGTTGCGAAACAATCAATAGACCTAAAAGTGGGCTAAAAGTCCTAAATGTCCGGTCCATAGGTCACAATCACAAAAACCTCAAAATccaataaatcaatatatttcaaAGTCAAAATAAAGGCAGGGGCAGGTATATACATAAAATTTGTAAGAATTTTGGGATGAAGTTGCAACATAGTTGCCACAatgcaaagagaaaaaaatataggaaataaaataataataatattttattacaaattactCTTCTGGGTTCTTTGCCGCCAGTTTTAGCGCAATTTTTAAACACCGATATTCTAAAAGATTTGTAAACAAAACACTAATGTACTTGAgacatgtaaatgtataataaagttATACTTTTCCAACGTACCTTGTGAGATCCTAACAGAAAGAGCACCAGCAGCATATCTGTTTTTGTGGTGACCCATTGGGCTAATATTATTTCTGTTGGTGTCTATTTGTAGACAGGTAAAAATAAGCCATCTAACCTGTATGGAACCTTTGAAAACATTGTTAAAGCAGTTATACCTGTAAAGTATATGACCTTTTACTTATTTTGGGGCGTGAGGGGTCCCCCTTGAATCAGGCGGGTCAGATCCTCCCAAACGCCTCTATTATTAACACCAGACTGCAGCTAATCAAACACCCTATATTTTCAAAGCGACCTAACACTAACGAAAAATAGGGAGGTTCATATATGGCGACATCCCATCCGATTTAATgaggtagtatatatatatataaataaaataaaaaataagttactgAGAacaccaccaccaaaaaaaaaaaaagcgctcgGAGTTGACATTCTGTCCGCCTGTTGGAATGAAACCGATCCGCGTGTCCACGTGTTTTGTCAATTTacatatcattttaatatgtaaGCTCTTCTCCCCTATCAGCCGAGGCTTGCTTCCAACGCAAGCTCTATTTGTCAGATTCGGGTCTGAACGCACAAATCGGAAAGCTCGGCGTTCAAGCACCCGCCCTCTCAGACACGTTGCCTTGGGAGAAGTAACACGGGGCCACACAACTGCAGGTCTGCATCACTGAAACCACGTACACCTCTCTACAGAGCCTCGATCGGCGCTCCGCTTGTGTTTGGATATACTGCTGAAACAAAGGACAGTGCGACCATTCGTCCCATCCGGCTTGAGGTAGGATCCACGTTTTTAAATAGCAGCAATCGCTtctgattttgtgtttttgtggagtAAAATGACATAGACAAAGGAAAACCACTGCGTTTATTTAAAGCTTATATTGAGATGTTGGAAGATGCCGATGCGTGAGGCATCCCTCTATTGTAAAACAGATTAAATAGTTTGATTGTAATCTAAATATCACTTTTAACACTCATTCGTGAATTTATAATGGTAATGTATCCTATATGACAGCACGATTTggtttatattgtgtttttgtaaattgttttattttggattttttcGTATACGTTTCATCAAGCGACTATcgttttaatatatacattgttattttatgttttaaaatgtaaaaaatgtggtGGTCTTAACTGGGTAGGCTGTATTAAAGGTGTTAGTCATCACGAGGGCCCCACCCTCGGTTATCAGACAGGTACATACGGCTTTTGGTTTATTTCATAGCCGTTTTGATATTAATATACGTGGTGCCCACAGCAACCGATATTACTGGCAGGCGTACAAGAAACACGTCTCGGTTACACGACTTCCTACATTTGTAACTTAGTTGCGCTAAATTTGTGAAATAATAGTCACGTGCCCGCTTTGTCTACGTTTATACTGGTAGCTAAACGTAAACACGCGAGCTATCAatgattttctttgttttgtcaaATGACCGGTTAGCGCAAACTAATAAAGGGCCTTTTCATCCGCGTCCCCAGCTGTCGACAAAACTTGTAAAAGTATCCGATGTAGGCAGTTTTTCGATATGAAAGAGGAGTTTGTTCGCTTAACGCAGCGTTTTGTTTGATTAAACTTTTGGCGAAACTGGTGTTGACGGGATAAAGCTGGTCAGCAGTTACGTCCATTTGGAAAAGGCTGATCTTTGTGTCCGTTATAAAGCCAATTAGTCGCGTGCTTGAGGTAGAGCTATTACATAATGTGGCTTTATTGGCAGGACTGAACTCTGGCTCAGCAGTCCATTTGTTTGAAATGATACCGAGCAGCTGATGGACGGATTAAATGCTCAAGTGAAGTGAATGTGCTTAGACAATCTGAAAATCTTTTCACACCGTTGATGTATATAGTGTTACTCACAGTTTATTTAGTACATTGTACATTCAGATATCCACAGTATCTCTATTTAGGCTATGACAAAACCTCTTTTTGTGCTGTGTGCAGTGTCAGTGAAGGAACAGAAGAAGTTTTAAGTACATATACTGTATTATAAGTTGAGTTATGGTCATGCAAAACTTATATGTAGcatgcatttaaatatgtttttggaaAAACAATACCTTTGTAATAGCATAGTGAATGTTATACTGTAAAAGGTAAATATTGCTTTTTACTTGTTCAACGTAATATAATCAGGATTCAGTATTTGTAtcaaataaagaacttttttagtatttaaaaataataatttagaacaTGAATCAGGTTTTAGGTCACCTGACAATACAGTGTGGTGGCtgtttccattttttatttttcattcagtcataaatgtgtaattttatgaACATGCATCATGTAAACGTCCTGTTGATTTATGAGAAGCCCCCCACCTCAAAATGATGAGTGGTCAGCACCCTTCGAGAAAGCACAAAGCATTTGCTTCTATACAACTTGTGCTTTTAGCAAAGATTAATAGCTTGCCTCATTAAACATTGTTGTAGACACTCCTTTTTATGTGTATTCCTCAATGCCTGTCTATTATGAATGACCCAGAACTGAAGGAATTGATAATACAAGCTGAAAACACATTACTGTAATGCTCAAGGCCGCAGATCTGGTCCCAGATGTGTGTTCCTGGACTATTTTCAAATCATCCTCTTTTAAAAGCAAGCccacaaaatgttaaaaatgttaccCGTAACCAGCAAACATGCATTTAGGCACAAACTAGTAATGCATGAATCTTAGTCATATATTAATAAAAGGCCATAGAAGGAATGACGCTATTAAAACGGCTTATTTCTATGTCCTTTGTTCTGCGATAAATGGTGGTCACCATGGCTGCAGCGTTCAGGTCTCATTGAATAAACAAACAGGgctttgaatgtgtgtgtgtgtgtgtgtgtgtgtgttttttgttgttgtttttttccacctGCTTCATCATGGTCTTCTTGTTCTGTAAGGCTACATTCTCAAGTGTTTTTCAATTAAGTGCAATCAGAACAAACAAATGCATGTGGTGCACAGGAAACACATGTTCCAAACAGACAGCAGAACAAAATCTTATTTCAAACATATCAGTTTGAATAAATAAAGACAGTCTGTTGCAACCATATTATGCATGAACAAGGCCACTGCAAGACTTTGAATCTTGCAAATAGGTCTGAAAAAGACTGTTAAGTTCTTGCTTTTATATTAATGGCAAACGAACACCGTGAAAGACAGAACATTCTTTCTTCATTGGGCAACTTCACACCCGTTCATGTTGTATTGTGTGATGGTGTTTATTATTAACGATTATAAAAATTGGAGATTAAAGTATTCCCATTTTCCCTCACAGGTCAGTGATGGTccgtgctggttagaccctgcttcTTAAGATGTCAGCTTCAGATTCGGACTATTCCATTGACTGGCTGGCCAGTGACGATGAGGACAACGATAGTGAGCTAGAACCAGATTGTACCAAAGCACAAGGAAAAACCACCTTGCCAAAATCCCCCTCCTCAGGGGTCATCCGAGGGAGCCAGGCTTGCCAGTCGCTCTCAAAAAGGAATGGAGATAAAGGGGAGGTAATGGACAAAGAGAACATGAGCTCTTGGGGAAGTTCTCCTTCCAGCTGCGATAGTTCCGACTACAGCGAAGACGGTGGCCATTGTCACCTGGGACAAGAGGCTCGGACCAATTATAGTCAGTTCCCTGAGAGCCCTGTAGGCAAAAAGAGGCAGGCGCTGAAGAGAACATGCAGCTCCTTGGTCCTGGAGCAAAGGGAGAGGCAGCTCACACCTGAACAAATGGAGAAAGACCGGCTGTTCGCTTGCAAGGTGAGACGTGCCACTTTTTGAATCGTTGACATGCCAGGGAAGGGACATGGCGTTCTTAAAGCAGCCTTATCTCCAACATGATCTATCTCCACTAGagcagaataaatgtaaaaaaatacttGAAGCAAACCACTTCCAGGAAGACCCCTCCTCTGTGCATTCTTCCTAGATGTGAACGAGTCACACGAGGCCACTGGACGAAGAAACTCGAATGTTTTCCTCTAGCATGTAGAATTACTCATTCCATTACATTTGCACAAATGTGTGAGAAAGTAGATGAGTCACTTTGTTTTGTACCACAGTGTCATTGTTCTTCTGGAAATAATGAGCCGCACAAGGGAATGTCCTAacctgatgtttttttgtttttttttatggtaattgACAAAGTGTACCATCAAGATCCTGAAATGAAAACTCTAAAAATGTTTGAgtgaatgtgaaatgtgaaaagcTAAACAAGGAAATACTGAATGATGCTCTTTGTTTTGCAGTGCTTGGAGCTGCAGTGTTACATTCAACCCCTGTCCTCAATCCTTAATGGCCTCCGCTCAGGCAGATACAGAGAACGTGAGTAATCCTTTATGAATTTGTATTAGTCTTATGCATATCCAAAACCTTGCCTAGTTAGCCCAGTATACAAGGAGAACAGCCAAACTAGAGGCAGCAGGCCATGATACAAGAACTGTGTCATGAGATTTGGGACCGAGATATGTGGTATGAATATACATGAAATGAGGCTCTCATATCAACCACAGTAATTTCCTGGTGGCGCATGCTACCTCGCTTAGTCATAATAAAACGTGTATGGTTGAAAGTCGCATGCCTAAAGCAGTGCAAACCACATGCCTCCAAATACACAGGGACCTCGACTGAAATACCAAAGGCACTGTAGAGATAAGCTTTTTGGTTTGGATTGGCTGACTCCTTTGTTCCCCTGACTAGTGGGATAAAATATTCTAACATTTGACTCAGTACTTTATGTGGCTGTTGTAacggttaataaaaaaatactgtaaaatctgCATTGTCACACTGTTTCCTAACCAGGTGACAAAGTGTGATTAAAAAGCTGTCCGTTTTTGTCCTAACTAGCCAGGTGAGAGTTTTGTACGTCATTTCATTTGCCATTTTGCACAGCATTATCACACTCCTCATGCATATTAAACATCAAACCTAGACGGGGGATACTAattataaaacttaattaaacatAGTTCAAAAACAGGTTCCCTCAAATGTAAAACCATGAAAGTAGTAgctatctaaaaaaaaacatgttatttctGTTCTTTGTGTTAACATGTGCAAACAGAGAACCGCCCACGCAATATTCTGGTTGATTGACTGTTACATTGCACAGCGTTTTCACTTTCAGTGTGGATAGAAAAATAACTTGTTCCTGAAATCTCGATGCTGATAATGGCTGGTTGAAACACAAATTACTGTGAAACGGCAACAGATGGCATTAACAATATTAGGTACTTAAAAGTTATATTGGCTAGAACCCCACATGtgctaaaaaaaaaggttgtgtaCAAAGCAGAGCTCTTTATTGGGGCTTTGTCTGGGACTGCTGTCAATACAAGGGCTATGGACGACATCGTACTTCCTGGCCACAGAGACAGCAAGTCTGTCCTCCCACATGCTTCACAAGAACCCATCTGCCCTGCAGACATAGCATGGCCTGTCAGAGAAAATAAGCTGGCATTGCTTGTAAGAAGAATTTAAGCTCTATGTTCTTCTTTTCAGGCCTCAGCACTTTTCAAGAGAGCGTGGCCGTGGACCGCATCCAGAGGATAATGGGGGTCCTGCAGAATCCCTGCATGGGGTGAGTTTCCTGCTGTTTCTCTTCACCTCACTCACGGGCAGCTTGAGGGTGGGCTTTAGTCAGAACAGCACTCCATCACAGATCGATCGGATGGATGTTGTCCATTTACTTAATCTACTTCAATCCACTTTCACCTTCTTGTGAGGGAATCTTGTTTCAGTTCTTGGTGTTTACTCACATTAGTGGCAAGGTTGAATTCTCCCATAGCACTTGTGAATGACTTTTACGCCCTCGGGTCTGGCTCTGAGGCTATAAGGGAACGAGTCAAGGAAATGAGAAAACACATGGCCTCACAGCATGATGCAGCAAGGGGGGCTGCAGGGCCAGTGTGGACCTGCCACCACAAATTTAAAAGAGTCTCGACAAGAATAAAACTCAAACACAGGTCGTTAAAAATATCCCAGCTTCGTTGTGGGAGTAGCCTGTCATCCGATTGATTCGCCTTCCTCTGGCTAGACAGTGCAAAGACTATGATGTCATCTTTGGGAGGAGTCGGTGTTCTCTTGCATCAAATGACCTCATGATGGATCGGGCTGGGCTTAGGTGCGTCGTTTACTTTTCGTCTTAACTGCACCTGGCATGCAGCCCAGGTCTGCTctcattgtattgtattgtgcTACTTTACGAAGTCCAGTATTCACGTGTGAGTGCAGAGTCTAGAACATCTAGTCCGTTGGTGTACTTTGGGCCGCATCCAGCAGTGTTGCAACCTGTGCCGCATGAAAACATGCCTGGCAGAAAATACGCCTGAAACATGCCACTAAAAACATAGATGATGGGGTTTTGGGTGGGGTCTTAAATCAGGCCATCTGATCGAGGCGCTGAGCCAAGTAGACAAGAGCACCGAGTGGGGGCGTTGCTACCTCCCCACCACCTGACCCCATCATCATTACATTGTGCATTTGGCAAATCCCTCAACCCAAAGACACATCACAAGAGGGAATATAAAAGTAACTTTTATGACAGCagccatttatatttaaaatacagagAATGGGGCCATAGCAAATTCTTTCTTCATGTGACTTACACTAATCCCCACTAACCATCTGTCGGGGGCTGGTGTGAGTCAATGGGCACCATGTGCGTGCATCTGCATCACTGCTCCTTAGCGCAACTATTTCTTTTCCCCGTGATGTGCCCCGTGGCAGGCTTATGTCTATATTTAGAGGCAAGGGAAACGGTTGCTCTCCATGCCACGTGTGTGTACAAACATGTGAATCAACACCGGAGCTGTTctcatttttaaaaacacatttgtgtgtcgGCGTGAATGTGTATACTTGATGCTGCGTACTTGTGGTTAAGTTTTCTTTCAACTCGTCTGACACAAAACAAGGTGATACAGAACAGTAGACTTTCACTTTCAGTCTCGTCAAGTCTCTAAATAGTTTTTATAGTACATCGGTGGGTTACCAGACTTAAATACTGTTCTTCCTGTACCATGCAGAGAGAGGTATGTCAGCATCATCCTGAAAATGGAGGAAATGTTGAAGAACTGGTTCCCTCACATAAAACCTCAACGAAGCGACCAAGCCAACACTGGAGCGCTGATGGAGGAGACAACCCTGTCTAAGAAACCCAAGGTAAGTCACTTGAAGAGCTGTCACAAACATGTGTAAGTTAAGACGACTGATAGAAAAGGAGACTGAAATACCCATTATACTTTAATCACCTGGACCAGAGAGGAACAGGACAGACAAGAAGggattaaaatctatttttatagtTGGACAGGTATAAAATGCACATCTCATGTTCACTAAGAACAATGACAGAACAGAACAGGTAATTTTGGAAAGCTTTCACAGGACCGATAAAAATCATTCTTAGGCTGAGAACTTGTGACATGCAttctaaatgtgattttttttttttttaagattctctTTTAAACTTTCTTAAAATCATAGAAAACCGATTGCAAATATTTGCGTTGAAATCTTAAAAGTAATTCTCCCTCTTTCAATACTTTACAGGTGTCTCCAGCAACATCTCCCCTGCTCACCGGCTTTGCAAACCCTGCCACCACAAGTGCCCTTTCCATGGGTAACAAGGCAATGAGAGTCAGTGACCTCACTCCCCCAGGGCCCTACTCTGCAACCAACCTAAAATGGCTCCACACATCACCCATCTGCTCCCCTTCGGCCGAACAGGCTCAAGGGACAGTTCGGAACTTTCTAACATCCCACAGGGACAGGGAAGCAACACAGGACAACTCTGTGTCTTCCAGCACGGACCGTCTATGTGAGACAGAGTCTGCTCCCAGCCGACCACCTCCAGCCAAGATTAACGCGCCATGTCTTGAGAGACTTCTTAAATCCACAGAGAGTATCATCACCCACAAAGCTCCAGTGGGCTTGGGTGGCATGGCAGCTGGTGGATGGTCCTAGTCCTTTGAAAAGGTTCCGGGAGATCAGAGCATAGCTAGAGCGTGACTGCCCCCAGCTGGTCTGGAGTAACCAGACTCCACCGCAACCCCTGCCTCCATTCTAGCCTTGCGGAGAGGCACAGAACACAGCAGAGGGAGTTCAGCACAGCCCAGCAAAACAGTGACATGTTCAGTTTCAAACTGAAATGTGTCGGAGTGTgaactttgtgtgtgtctgatgtgTATGTCTGCATCTTTTCCCTTACTGTTGGACTGCAGAATGAGTTGTAGCAGTGTGCGTGTGTGACtgcagtggggggggggggggggttaagaaGGTTTTGTGATCTTGGCTCACCTTTGTCCTTTACCTTTTGAGATGGTTTCCTCTTGAAACAAATAGAGGAGAAATCTCCTGTGGTGGCAGCATCCGATGAGGCAGCATATTGGTATCTGTGAAAAAGCTTATCTCTAGACAAAACAAAGCAACCTTTTTTTTTCCAGCAAGGGAAGGGAAAAGAGGGAGGAATTTATTCTGGGAACACTTCAGATATTCCAGTGTGCTAGTGAAATCTATAGTAGATCTGGTTGAATGTGAATTTATTGGTTTAGTTTGCTCTTTGAATCCACTCTATAGAGTTGAGTTGATTTGATGTGACTGTTACTTCATAGGTTTAAGCTTCTAGATACGTTTTTTTTGGTACAACGGTTCTACCTCAATCTGACACCGCGTCTCCGGTTGTGTACGGACACAGTAAGTAAGTACACGCAAGTAGACTCAGAGTGAGGAAACTTCATAAAGCGCATCAATACAGTGGGCGAAACACGCCGAACTAACACGGGAGTCTCACTTCACAAAAAAAGCTCTGGAGGCTTGACTGGTGCCATTGTAAAGAATGTGAACTTCAAattttcgctttttttttttttaagcctccCAGTTCAAGGGCATAATAGTGCCTGTCAATTCGATGTCAAACTGTGCCTCTTCACTGGTTTTGAAGGGAGAGCGTGAACTATCCAGAATACCCGATGCCTCTGAAGGATGTACAAAAAGAAAATCAGGACCCTTCGAAACTCCTGCCATTCATTCTCTGCTATCAACAAGTAAATTATTTGAAACTCTTGCCAACTACTTCCTGTGGTCATGTGACACAATGACTTTTCAGTTTGCCACAGAGCTGGACAATACTTAAAGAGGGAAAAGGTATTAACTGTGTACATATTTAGAAAAGTTGTTAATTTACCCTTGCAAAGTGGCCTTTATAGTGTAATATTTTATACTTTCTGAAATAAATGTGGTTATATTTGTTTGCTGTATTCCATTTGTCTTGAAGAATTTTGTTTCAACTGATCACATACATAATAGTCGTATGTTAAAGCTGCAATATGGGATTTTtgtaattgaccacaagagggtgcatttccaacaataacaaaggcgaagcttgatgacgctatgaagcaggtgGCGATGGGAGATGTCGTTTTATATGCGTTTTCCATAGCAATAtatctaaattggataaacgaatcatgatcacggatgaggtaatttattcgtttttgtattacctgtatatctgatcgtattattttatgtaatacccCTCTCttccgggtcctctctgacgctccttgaactcgctccgagtggggctcgaacccgggtcttcggcatgggaggcggacgcactaacaaggagttgtgcagtgttacgtgtttacggttaatgccgtgttgtttaacgtgctcaaaccaatcgttctaaaagtaaatttgaacgaacatttgcaagtaatgactaaatatatttttaacaacacatatccgattgtatttaattg
The sequence above is drawn from the Carassius gibelio isolate Cgi1373 ecotype wild population from Czech Republic chromosome B25, carGib1.2-hapl.c, whole genome shotgun sequence genome and encodes:
- the LOC128014234 gene encoding uncharacterized protein LOC128014234; amino-acid sequence: MSASDSDYSIDWLASDDEDNDSELEPDCTKAQGKTTLPKSPSSGVIRGSQACQSLSKRNGDKGEVMDKENMSSWGSSPSSCDSSDYSEDGGHCHLGQEARTNYSQFPESPVGKKRQALKRTCSSLVLEQRERQLTPEQMEKDRLFACKCLELQCYIQPLSSILNGLRSGRYRERLSTFQESVAVDRIQRIMGVLQNPCMGERYVSIILKMEEMLKNWFPHIKPQRSDQANTGALMEETTLSKKPKVSPATSPLLTGFANPATTSALSMGNKAMRVSDLTPPGPYSATNLKWLHTSPICSPSAEQAQGTVRNFLTSHRDREATQDNSVSSSTDRLCETESAPSRPPPAKINAPCLERLLKSTESIITHKAPVGLGGMAAGGWS